A region of the Culex quinquefasciatus strain JHB chromosome 1, VPISU_Cqui_1.0_pri_paternal, whole genome shotgun sequence genome:
TTCCCGGTGGAACTCTCTTTGTTGGAAGGACATTTCAGCGTCGGAAATGTCCCAAAAAGCTTCCGCGAAAAAATTAAcgggttgtgtttttttttgcgccgaACGCAAGACCCACCGCGTCGGACTCTCACGACTTTCGAGGTTAGGTGTTCAAAGCACGTGCTGCTTGTGGGAGGAAGCACGAACCGCGCAGGTTTCCAGCACTTGGGAATTTTGGACAGGGGTAGCGGGGAATGATTTAACGAACAAAACGCCTTCCGGCGACAATCAACAGTAACATTAAGGAAAAAGGATAACAACACACCTTCTTACAGGCCGCCGCCGAACTGTTGTTGCAGCTGCTGGTGCAGGTTTGCCGGGCCGTGACAGTTGACCGGCGAGGAGTCGGCCGAGCTACCACTGGAGCTACTTGTGGTGCACGACGGCGAAGGCGACTGGGGAAGCGACAGCGACGAGGACGAGGACAGGTCCTGCAAGTGGCCAACGTTGTACAGCCGACGGTGGACGTCGGAGGTCGGCGGagattgttgttgctgctgctgcgactGGGACATGTGATGGTGGTACAGCATTTGCTGCTGCCGACGGTGAAGGCCGCTGGAATCGATGCTGGCCGGTGGAGACTGTTGCTGTGGCTGTTGCTGCTGCGGTCCCACGCCGACAATGGTCGTCGATTTGGAGTTGCGCGTCAACGGCTTGTGGTTCTGGAGCGAAGCGTCCCGGTTGTGCTGGAACTGCCAGCACGAGCGACAGAAGTATCTGTGTCAAAAGAGGACATTTCAAGTTAGGAAAAGATAAAACGGAGAATAGCGTTTAAAAACCAACTCACCTAAAGCACACAATCTCCCGGCAAAAGTATGGTCCGTGTTGTACGCCGCACATCGAGCACAGCGAGTCCTCGAGGTACGGATCTACCTGCAGCTTCTTGGTGAACTTTGCCGTCTTGATCTCGATAAACGCGGCCACCACGGCCTTCATGTACGAGCGCGAATTGTTGAACGTGACCCGAGCCGACCCCAGCGGGTACTTGTACTTGTCCGTGTCGATGCCAACGTACACAACCCCATCGAACAGGTCGTTCATGATCTTGGCAAGTCCCTCGGCCGTCAGCTGACCGTGCAGTGCTCCGACGAAAACGGTCTTCGTGGGGTCCAGCTTCTGGGAGGTCGACTTGACGTAGTTCGAGTCGGCAATGTTCCACGGAATCACCTCGACGTCCTTGGACTTGATGCGCTTCGAGGAGATTTTGAAGTTGATCCGGGCTCCCGCCATCGACACCGACTGGTGCTGCTTGTTGACCAGAGCCTGCTGGCCCGGCGAGAGCGGAACCAACTGCATGTCATCGTTGCAACTGCCGTTACCGCTGGCCATCATTCcggagttgttgttgttgttgttgccacCCCTACTGCTAGAACCGCCGTAGCCGTTCGCGTCCGAATAAGTGCAGGCCTGCAGCAGCGCCTTGACCTGTTTGTCCGATTCAAAGATGATGTACACGTAGCCTTTCGGCTGTGTCGCCTGTTGTTCCTTGCCTGGCCATTCGACCCTAAACGACAAACAAACACCAAAATAAATTTCCCAACATTTGATCAAACCTAAACAAAATCCTACTTGATGGAACCGAATGGCTTGAAGATCTGCACCAGCGATTGCTCGCTTATGTCCCAGGGCATGCCGCCGAGGAAGATCTTCGACGAGTAGGTCACCAACCGGTGGGACCGGGGCGGAAGGACACCGCTCCACGTGCACGTCGCATCGTAATGAGCTGTAAAACGAAGAAGGGGTTTCagactctctctttctctctctccatCACAGGAAATTGAATCAACGACGTGATGCTTGCTTGGTCCTTTTGCGGTGGCGGTCAAAAGGAGTAGGCAGTAGGCAAGAAATAAAAGGCGGAAATGAATTACCAGCTGATGAACGGTGAAATCGTGCAATCCGGTCGAGATTGATATCGTTgccgctgccgccgccgccCCCTCCGTTGCTGCTGCCCGACGACGACGGGGGTGAGTTATGCGAGGGCCAGCTCTTGAGCTGCAGGAATAGGTTGGGAATGGGTTATTGGAAATGAGTTACTAACAATGTTCTAAAAATCATACTATTTAATTGCAATATTCAATACATCAAGTATTGTAATCAGAACAatctatttttgccttcctcaccttactgaggaaaggctataaaatcactcgaacaacgaaattcttaatttgacctcctagacccaccttcacgtatacatactcaaaatcaaattctaagcaaatgtctgtgtgtgtggtgggatgttgataacaAAAATGCACTgggttatctcggcactggctgaatcgattttgtccgttttgccCTCATTCggtccgtcttggggtcccataagtcgctattgaaaattataaagctttgttaagtacttcaaaagttatgctaaaaaacgattttaacaaaagtccgtaaaattgtaaaaagggtgtttttttgtaagaaaccccgtcatgttatacattttcagaaagcaATTCAAAAGGATTTTTCAGCGAgttcaaaatattaaagatctgacgaccctatcaaaagttataagcacttaagtgttatttatgaacttttttgaggccggatctcatatatttcgatgaaaactttgtccggatctatcatgcgacttgtTAATGACAAGTTGtcattggataggtaatcaaaagacctttcgaacgagttcaaaagattgaagatctgacaaccctatcaaaagttataagcacaaaTATGCCCTGAATTATAAAGATCTGACCACCCAatccgcccttttgtatctatttttgaTAGCACTACCcactaaatgtgaggaaggcaccaaccaccaaagggtggattaagtaacatttttaaattattatgtgATATACATTTTAATTTCTAATCGAAAAGTATTCTCGCATGTTTTGAAACAGATCCaacaaatttgagcttgatcatATAATTAATCTTGTTCTTTTTTGTGCATAGCTGGGAGGAAATGCCCATAAATAATCACacttcgacgctgtcgtgctatcatgtcgtacgttgctttttgacgttccgagataaacgcgttttaatgtttgacctttaataaacaaaaactagagcacgcaatgtaaacaataacaaacacgttttgtatttttattttttaaatcgtagTATCTGCATAAGGACTGGGCTTAGAACAAtgttcaatatggagacttttaattaaaattgtctagagaatcGTGTGCATTTggctttttaaaattgtatcgTTTAGaacacttctggagttttttttttttgaaaaggtccaataaaccaaattttcaattcaattcaattctgtttATTTCTTTAGTTATCGTTTAACAATAGTTTTTATAGGTGCAGTACAGAGTTTTGGGGGATGCTTACAGCTGTGACTAATACATTTATCTCAATGGATGGAAATAAAGTATGTTGAAAAACGAAACGGAAAACAGGAAAACACTCGCAAAAAAACTGTtgctatttttttcctttttttcttgtgagttcaattcaattctgtttATTTCTTTAGTTATCGTTAACAATAGTTTTTATAGgtgcactgccgttctacgcataattgtcccatgttcaaaaaagtgcaactgagaaaaacgcgattgaaatttttcaaccgatttttgtgtttctacgcataattgtcccgtgggtatatattcgccctatgtgtccctaatcaccccagttagcagtttatcacccttatttgtgattttattgctataaaacaggtaaacaagacataatgcttagtaaaactaatgattccgtgtaagaaaatacttggtgggacaattatgcgtagaagttcaacgatgggacaaacagacttggtgttgtttttaatgagtttccgaacaaagtaccagattttatgtgtttttcttaaagtacacatcaaactaaacttaaaaatgtcataaagtcaaaatcgtccaaaactgacatgggacaattatgcgtagaacggcagtgcagTACAgagaaccaaattttcagtttttgacttttgggtgttttttacccctgactcaaggcggtttcaaaaacactgaaaaagcaaaaactggaaatttggtttattggaccttttcaaacaaaactccagacttaaaaacagtttcaagatttttttgttttgtttaagggGAGTTGCTAAATATGTTATGgcagtggcgtgtatttttctttcagtgtatttttgcaGAAAGCTCGTTTAATTTCGTACATAtctagatttttaagcgaagatgtcCTTATGAAAGGTTCActcccgaaatgtcaaattgcaCAGCGGTACCAACATTAGACCAAAAAGTGTGGCactcttaaaatattttaattttgttttatttgattttaatgtttaatacCAATAAAAGTTATGATTGTATTGATGAGTGGATTGTGAGCAATAAAAATTCTCCCTGTTTTACTtcgtcttttaaaattttgcaactaAATATACGTAGTATGAACAATCTTTCCAAATTCGACTCTTTAAAAGAAATTCTTCAAAGATGTGATCAACGTGTTGATGTCGTGGTCTTGGGCGAGACCTGGGTGCAGAATGATCGAGCCtgtttattcaacattgatgggTACAAATCCATATTTTCCTGCCGGAGTGAACCGAATGGGGGACTTGCAGTTTTCTACCGACATGACCTTGACCTTGATGAGTGCTGTAATTCAATTCAGGACGGCATGCACCACATTCATCTTCGACTGCGCCGAGGGAAGCCGCTTGATCTGCATGCAATCTATCGACCACCAAGTTTTGAGGCAACGAGATTCATTTCTGAGATCGAGCGCATTTTGTGCTGTAACAAAAATGGACATGACTGCGTAATTGTGGGTGATATGAATGTCGCGGTCAACCAACAGACTGTGCACACCGTGAAGGAGTACGTGCAAGTCTTGCAGTCTTACAACACTCACGTCACGAACAATGTTGTTACGCGGCCGGCTAGTTCAAATGTGTTGGATCACGTTATCTGCTCGGGATCTCTTCTCGACAAAGTGATGAACGAAACAATCTATCATGATTTGAGCGACCACTGTCTGGTAGTATCGTCATTCAACCTAGCATCCGGTACCGAGAGGATAACGCTGCAGAAAGCCATCATCGACCATAGGCGCCTGAATGAACTGTTTCACGAGTTTATGGTAGGGTTGCCGCGGGAATTGTCTGCTGAGGAGAAATTAACTGCAGTTGTTGCTAACTACAACACCATAGTAAGGCAATGCACAAAAACAGTAACGGCTCAGGCTAAAACTAAAGGTCATTGTCCCTGGATGACTTTTGATCTGTGGACGATCATACGCTGGAAGGAGAATCTTCTGAAAAGGCGACGGAAACACCCCCACGATCAGGAAGTAGCTGACATGTTGGCTCACGTGTCGCAGATGCTCCAGACTAAGAAGGATCAGAGCAAGAGAGAGTATTACCACCAGATGCTCTCAAAATGCAGTCAAAAGGCTAGTTGGAAGGTCATCGGAGATGTCCTGGGGAAAAAAGGAACGTCTGATAAACCCACTGCTGTCTACGTGAATGGAGGAGGAATTACCACAGATATGAATACAGTCTGCAATGTCTTCAATGAATTCTTCTGCAATGTTGATCATGATCTCGCAAACGCCATTCCGAGCGATCGAGCCATCAGTCGCTTTGGCACTCTGACCTCCCAGCCCCGCTCTATGGTCCTCACCCCCGCATCATACAACGAAGTTGTCGTGCTAATCAACCAGTTAGACGCGAAGAAGTGTGCAGGTCCTGATAACATTCCCGCGTCTTTCGTGAAAACGCATTTCGAATTATTTGCTCGACTACTGGTGGACACTTTCAACGAAATCATTCAAACTGGCCAGTATCCTGAGTGTTTGAAGGTTGCTCGTGTGGTACCTATCCACAAAGCAGGTGACAAGAAGGACGTTAACAACTATCGGCCCATTTCGACTCTCTCAGTACTGGACAAACTGATCGAGAAATTGATTGTCTGCCGGATAATGAAATATGCGATCCGTCGGAAGGTCCTCTACACTCACCAGTATGGCTTCAGAACAGGTTCGAGTACATTGACAGCTACAAGTGATCTTGTTGAGGAAATTTACTCCACATTGACTCCAAGATGTTGGCTGCGACGCTCTTCATCGATCTCAAGAAAGCGTTCGACACGATCGACCATGAACTGCTAGCACTCAAACTGGAGTTTTATGGTATTAGAGGAACACCGCTGGCGTTAATCAAAAGCTACTTACGAGTAAGATTGCAGTATGTTTCCATTGGGGAGCACACCAGTGAACGACGTCCCATCAGTATTGGAGTTCCCCAGGGGAGCAATCTGGGCCCGCTGCTGTTCTTGTTGTTTATAAACGACATTAGTAAGCTGAAACTTAACGGGAAAACGCGGCTCTTTGCTGACGACACGTCGGTATTTTACCGAGGAAAGGACTGTGCTGAACTGCAACACAAGATTGCAGAAGACATCAGTTTGCTCAACGCGTACTTCAGGTCGAATGTGCTGTCCCTGAACCTAGGGAAGACTAAGTTCATGATCTTCCACACACCAAGGCGAACAATTCCTGACCACCCACCTTTGACTGTTGATGGGCAAACGATTGAAGAAGTCTTCAGTTACCCGTTCCTTGGTCTAATTCTTGACAGCACCATGGGGTGGAAACCTCATATAACTGCCCTTAAAAGCAAGCTAAGCTCACTTTGTGGAATCTTCTGGAGAATTGCTGCGTTTATTCCATACCCACAAATGAAGATGCTGTACTTTTCCCTGGTACACTCACGAATCCAGTACCTGATTGCCAACTGGGGCTCAGCATGCAAAACCGATCTGCGTGGCCTTCAAGTTCTTCAAAACCGCTGCTTGAAGATCATCTCGCGGAAACCAGCATTATTCCCCACCACTGACCTGTACTCGGACATGACGGATTCGGTGCTGCCATTGAAAGCACTGTACGAGCTTCAAACGACGGTGCAAATTCGCAAATACTCAACGGATGCTACCCAGCACCACAACTTCAAGCTACAAGTCAGAGTCTCGTCTCGGACCACCCGCCAACAAGGAGAGTTTGTTCTGGATCGGCCATACAGCGAGTTTGGAAGGAAAAAATTTACCTATTTTGGAGGCAAACTGTACAACGCTCTATCCCGTGAATGCAAACAATCACCAACCCTGGCTGCCTTCA
Encoded here:
- the LOC6042423 gene encoding uncharacterized protein LOC6042423; protein product: MPSLQQTSFKDWPSPDIARSLTGPDILQKHSINSLLLEHNEIINRVLPSPIEENVSFSELLGSSQSSQSTSTSSLLGNGGHHSHHHQHKYGSPAGTGPDSGSSMLSSTGSGPNSASSPSVLSTSTNPFCFSGLSMSSSSLNSPELVGAGGGGGSGGHSAGGGGQSPTYYGNGAGLHKSSFDDFRFDSDLGGLSSNGNNTNSNGTSNLTSETLKLLQRNMATSYDCSPLPTSPSSSSSTTAAALCARYFRGSQQQPTISDLNHNGYEPTSSSSLFSTSSTTNQSSSLSRSNSPADNDASLLANFDSTNILDMISYLTISQQQQQQQQQNGHYNSSNGGGSNGSSHYGQTQQSPSTSGSSSLNSFYQQGGGGGGSSYGANGNCSGGGVVGQGSSNGGGGGGCGFSSNDYERLQNLQALNTLRLLQQSQYQLQQQYQQFNQLMPSYGGSQLKSWPSHNSPPSSSGSSNGGGGGGSGNDINLDRIARFHRSSAAHYDATCTWSGVLPPRSHRLVTYSSKIFLGGMPWDISEQSLVQIFKPFGSIKVEWPGKEQQATQPKGYVYIIFESDKQVKALLQACTYSDANGYGGSSSRGGNNNNNNSGMMASGNGSCNDDMQLVPLSPGQQALVNKQHQSVSMAGARINFKISSKRIKSKDVEVIPWNIADSNYVKSTSQKLDPTKTVFVGALHGQLTAEGLAKIMNDLFDGVVYVGIDTDKYKYPLGSARVTFNNSRSYMKAVVAAFIEIKTAKFTKKLQVDPYLEDSLCSMCGVQHGPYFCREIVCFRYFCRSCWQFQHNRDASLQNHKPLTRNSKSTTIVGVGPQQQQPQQQSPPASIDSSGLHRRQQQMLYHHHMSQSQQQQQQSPPTSDVHRRLYNVGHLQDLSSSSSLSLPQSPSPSCTTSSSSGSSADSSPVNCHGPANLHQQLQQQFGGGL